In one Pseudarthrobacter sp. NBSH8 genomic region, the following are encoded:
- the argJ gene encoding bifunctional glutamate N-acetyltransferase/amino-acid acetyltransferase ArgJ gives MTVTAPLGFRAAGVTAGLKTSGKPDFALVVNDGPSKTAAAVFTSNRVAAAPVHWSRQVVSDGRVDAVVLNSGGANACTGPQGFQNTHSTAEKVAAVLGISATDVFVCSTGLIGEQLPMDKILPGVEAASAALSTDGGPAAATAIMTTDSVPKSALFIGTDADGQEFTIGGIAKGAGMLAPGLATMLVVLTTDADVEAEMLDVVLRDATRVTFDRADSDGCMSTNDTVVLLSSGASGAVPSAEAFGAGLTQVCAELARKLIGDAEGASHDIAIRTFNAASERDAETVSRSVARSNLFKAAIFGKDPNWGRVLSAVGTTDAVFEPDQLNVAINGIQICRNGSIGDDRNLVDLEPREVLVEIDLQSGDAEATIWTNDLTHDYVHENSAYSS, from the coding sequence GTGACCGTTACCGCCCCCCTGGGATTCCGCGCCGCTGGCGTCACCGCCGGCCTGAAGACCTCCGGCAAGCCGGACTTCGCCCTGGTCGTCAACGATGGCCCGTCCAAGACGGCCGCCGCCGTTTTTACCAGCAACCGTGTGGCCGCGGCTCCCGTCCATTGGTCCCGCCAGGTGGTCTCGGACGGCCGTGTGGACGCAGTGGTCCTCAACTCCGGCGGTGCCAACGCCTGTACCGGTCCCCAGGGGTTCCAGAACACCCACAGCACGGCCGAAAAAGTGGCCGCTGTCCTGGGCATCTCGGCAACGGACGTTTTTGTCTGTTCCACCGGCCTGATCGGCGAACAGCTGCCCATGGACAAGATCCTCCCGGGCGTCGAAGCTGCCTCGGCCGCGCTGAGCACGGACGGCGGGCCGGCTGCGGCTACCGCCATCATGACCACGGACTCGGTGCCCAAGTCCGCGCTGTTCATCGGCACGGACGCCGACGGCCAGGAGTTCACCATCGGCGGCATCGCCAAGGGCGCCGGCATGCTGGCACCAGGCCTGGCCACCATGCTGGTGGTCCTCACCACTGACGCCGACGTCGAAGCGGAAATGCTCGACGTCGTCCTCCGCGATGCCACGCGCGTCACCTTCGACCGGGCTGATTCGGACGGCTGCATGTCCACCAACGACACCGTGGTACTGCTGTCTTCCGGCGCGTCCGGCGCCGTCCCGTCCGCCGAAGCCTTTGGTGCCGGGCTGACCCAGGTGTGCGCCGAACTGGCTCGCAAGCTGATCGGGGACGCCGAAGGCGCCAGCCATGACATCGCCATCCGCACGTTCAACGCGGCCAGCGAGCGGGACGCCGAAACCGTCAGCCGCTCCGTGGCCCGGTCCAACCTGTTCAAAGCAGCCATCTTTGGCAAGGACCCAAACTGGGGCCGCGTGCTGTCCGCCGTGGGCACCACGGATGCCGTGTTCGAACCGGATCAGCTCAATGTCGCCATCAACGGCATCCAGATCTGCCGCAACGGAAGCATCGGCGACGACCGCAACCTGGTGGACCTGGAACCCCGCGAAGTTCTGGTGGAAATTGACCTGCAGTCCGGTGACGCCGAAGCTACCATCTGGACTAACGACCTCACCCACGACTACGTCCACGAGAACAGCGCCTACTCCAGCTGA
- a CDS encoding Pls/PosA family non-ribosomal peptide synthetase: protein MAILAESATRFPEASALDDGRRSLSYADLMAAVRAKGRELRAAGLGAGDRIGVRIPSGTNELYISILAILHIGAAYVPVDADDPEERARLVFGEARVATVLTGGAAVIVLASRPNEDGRGAEHPSAERREAESRAAEPGDDAWVIFTSGSTGTPKGVAVRHRSAAAFIDAEARIFLQEEPLGPQDRVLAGLSVAFDASCEEMWLAWRHGACLVPAPRALVRTGTDLGPWLISHGITAVSTVPTLAALWPAESLESVRLLIFGGEACPPELVERLAIPGREVWNTYGPTETTVVACAAPLGGPGPVRIGLPLDGWDLAVVDADGLPVSEGDIGELIIGGVGLARYLDPDKDREKYAPMPSFGWDRAYRSGDLVRYEAAGLIFMGRADEQVKLGGRRIELGEIDAALQALPHVAGAAAAVQTTAAGNQILVGYLAAADADLDLVAARELLAASLPAPLIPLLTVVESMPTKTSGKVDRHALPWPLTGSGAAEADAAPLNLPEDAAWIAEQWTAVLGSPVSSLDADFFAYGGGSLSAAQLVSALRGRYPTITVADIYATPRIGALIDAARQTLPDGVTAGPAPSRTVRPTAFKSQVFQTLMGIPLHILVGMRWLTYVMAANNVLAFLAGFSAAPTVSWWWVAASWLVFVSPAGRMLISVTAARILLRKVEPGAYPRSGRVHLRLWLAEQIQDLAGAISLASAPWVPYYARALGARIGSNVQLHSLPPVTGLLSLGSGSNIEPEVDLSGWWIDGDIVHIGAVHIGAGASVGARSTLMPGASIGAGAQVEPGSAVLGKVTAGHHVAGSPAERRGKAKHSLPDTPAEHRLIGRLWFAGFAAASAVLALIPYVSAAAAALVVFGFIRGSASLSAAMPQILLALAPAALVWFVVNLLLILVTTRLLGIGLAEGYYRVRSRIGWQVWATERVLDLARDLLFPIYASLFTPVWLRLLGAKIGKNVEASTVLLIPKMTTVGEGAFLADDTMVASYELDGGWLRIAPAKIGKRSFLGNSGMTAAGRNVPKNSLVAVLSATPAKAKAGTSWLGSPPVRLRRTAIASDDTRTFQPPLRLRFARCLWELGRFIPVVATVAIAAGVMLAFDWLAAAYNYGIAAAFGGIVMLLAGAMAAGSAVVAKWVLVGRIRAGEHPLWSSFIWRNEVVDTFIEMVSAPWFARAATGTPALVWWLRALGARIGRGTWCESYWLPEADLVSLGRNSTVNRGCVVQTHLFHDRVMSLDTVTLEDGATMGPHGVILPQASIGAGGTVGPASLVMRGESVPAATYWMGNPVSPWRGPAGSAPKPR from the coding sequence ATGGCCATCCTGGCGGAATCGGCCACCCGCTTCCCGGAGGCATCGGCGCTCGACGACGGCCGGCGGTCCCTGAGCTACGCCGACCTGATGGCCGCGGTCCGGGCCAAAGGGCGGGAGCTCCGGGCCGCCGGACTGGGCGCCGGCGACAGGATCGGCGTGCGGATTCCGTCTGGGACCAATGAGCTCTACATCTCAATTCTCGCGATCCTGCACATCGGCGCCGCCTACGTGCCCGTGGACGCCGACGACCCCGAGGAACGTGCACGGCTCGTCTTCGGCGAGGCACGCGTGGCCACAGTCCTCACCGGTGGGGCCGCGGTCATTGTCCTGGCCTCCCGGCCAAACGAAGACGGCCGTGGCGCTGAGCACCCTTCTGCCGAGCGCCGTGAAGCCGAAAGCCGTGCTGCCGAGCCCGGCGATGACGCCTGGGTGATCTTTACCTCCGGGTCCACCGGCACGCCCAAGGGCGTCGCCGTCCGGCACCGCTCCGCCGCCGCCTTTATTGACGCCGAAGCCCGGATCTTCCTGCAAGAGGAACCACTGGGACCGCAGGACCGGGTGTTGGCAGGGCTCTCCGTCGCCTTTGATGCCTCGTGCGAGGAAATGTGGCTTGCCTGGCGTCATGGCGCCTGCCTGGTGCCCGCGCCGCGAGCCCTGGTCAGGACGGGAACGGACCTTGGCCCCTGGCTCATCAGCCACGGCATCACCGCAGTATCCACTGTTCCTACCCTTGCGGCACTCTGGCCCGCCGAGTCCCTGGAGAGTGTCCGGCTCCTGATTTTTGGCGGCGAAGCCTGCCCGCCCGAGCTCGTCGAACGGCTTGCCATCCCGGGCCGGGAGGTATGGAATACCTACGGCCCCACGGAGACCACGGTCGTGGCCTGCGCTGCTCCCCTAGGTGGTCCCGGCCCGGTCCGGATCGGGCTGCCGCTGGACGGCTGGGACCTGGCCGTGGTGGACGCCGACGGACTGCCCGTCAGCGAAGGGGACATCGGCGAGCTGATCATCGGCGGCGTCGGGCTTGCCCGTTACCTTGACCCGGACAAGGACCGGGAGAAGTACGCACCCATGCCGTCCTTCGGCTGGGACCGCGCTTACCGTTCCGGCGATCTGGTCCGCTACGAAGCCGCCGGCCTGATCTTTATGGGCCGTGCGGACGAACAGGTCAAGCTCGGTGGACGACGGATCGAACTGGGCGAAATTGACGCCGCCCTGCAGGCCCTCCCCCACGTCGCCGGAGCGGCGGCAGCCGTCCAGACAACCGCGGCCGGCAACCAGATCCTGGTGGGATACCTGGCCGCCGCTGATGCGGACCTGGATCTGGTGGCAGCCCGTGAACTCCTGGCGGCGAGCCTCCCCGCCCCCCTCATTCCGCTGCTGACCGTCGTCGAGTCCATGCCGACGAAAACCAGCGGCAAAGTGGACCGTCATGCCCTGCCCTGGCCGTTGACCGGGAGCGGCGCGGCGGAGGCTGACGCGGCCCCGTTGAACCTGCCGGAAGATGCCGCCTGGATCGCCGAACAGTGGACGGCCGTCCTTGGCAGCCCCGTATCAAGCCTCGACGCCGACTTCTTCGCCTACGGCGGCGGCTCCCTGTCCGCTGCCCAGCTGGTCTCCGCCCTCAGGGGCCGGTACCCGACAATCACGGTCGCCGACATCTATGCCACACCCAGGATCGGGGCCCTGATTGATGCGGCCCGCCAGACGCTTCCCGACGGCGTGACCGCCGGGCCGGCGCCGTCCAGGACTGTGCGCCCCACCGCGTTCAAGTCCCAGGTCTTCCAGACGCTGATGGGCATTCCCTTGCACATCCTGGTGGGGATGCGCTGGCTGACCTACGTCATGGCGGCCAACAACGTACTGGCCTTCTTGGCAGGGTTCAGCGCCGCACCCACAGTTTCCTGGTGGTGGGTGGCCGCGTCCTGGCTGGTCTTCGTCTCTCCGGCCGGCCGGATGCTGATTTCCGTGACCGCGGCCCGGATCCTGCTCCGGAAAGTGGAGCCGGGAGCGTACCCGCGCTCAGGGCGCGTGCACCTGCGCCTGTGGCTGGCAGAACAAATCCAGGACCTCGCCGGTGCTATCAGCCTCGCCAGCGCACCATGGGTGCCCTACTACGCCCGGGCGCTGGGCGCCAGGATCGGCAGCAACGTCCAGCTGCACTCGCTTCCCCCGGTTACAGGACTGCTTTCCCTCGGCAGTGGCTCCAACATTGAGCCTGAAGTGGACCTTTCCGGTTGGTGGATCGACGGGGACATCGTCCACATCGGAGCCGTCCACATCGGGGCAGGAGCCAGCGTAGGGGCGCGCAGCACGCTGATGCCCGGCGCTTCCATCGGCGCCGGAGCCCAGGTGGAACCAGGCTCGGCGGTCCTCGGCAAGGTCACGGCCGGCCACCACGTTGCCGGGTCCCCGGCCGAACGCCGGGGCAAGGCCAAGCACTCGCTGCCGGACACTCCCGCAGAACATCGGCTGATTGGCCGGCTCTGGTTCGCCGGATTCGCCGCGGCTTCGGCCGTGCTGGCCCTGATCCCCTACGTCTCCGCCGCCGCCGCAGCGCTGGTGGTCTTTGGCTTCATCCGGGGCAGCGCTTCGCTCTCCGCCGCCATGCCGCAGATCCTGCTCGCCCTCGCACCCGCGGCCCTTGTGTGGTTCGTCGTCAACCTGCTGCTCATTTTGGTCACCACCCGGCTGCTCGGCATCGGCCTGGCCGAGGGATACTATCGCGTCCGCAGCCGGATCGGCTGGCAGGTCTGGGCCACGGAACGCGTACTGGATCTGGCCCGTGACCTGTTATTCCCCATCTATGCCAGTCTCTTCACTCCGGTCTGGCTGCGCCTCCTCGGTGCCAAGATCGGCAAGAACGTCGAAGCCTCCACCGTCCTGCTAATCCCCAAAATGACCACCGTGGGCGAGGGCGCCTTCCTGGCCGACGACACCATGGTGGCGTCCTACGAGCTCGACGGCGGGTGGCTGCGGATCGCGCCCGCGAAGATCGGCAAGCGCTCCTTCCTGGGCAACTCCGGCATGACCGCTGCCGGCCGGAACGTCCCCAAGAACTCACTCGTGGCCGTCCTGTCGGCCACCCCGGCCAAGGCCAAAGCAGGGACGTCATGGCTGGGCAGCCCACCCGTGCGGCTCCGGCGTACCGCCATCGCCTCTGATGACACACGTACCTTCCAGCCGCCGCTGCGGCTCAGGTTTGCCCGCTGCCTCTGGGAACTGGGCCGTTTCATTCCCGTGGTGGCCACTGTGGCGATCGCCGCAGGCGTGATGCTGGCCTTTGACTGGCTGGCCGCCGCATACAACTACGGGATTGCCGCAGCCTTCGGCGGGATCGTGATGCTGCTGGCGGGCGCGATGGCCGCGGGCAGCGCCGTCGTCGCCAAATGGGTCCTCGTGGGACGGATCCGTGCCGGCGAGCACCCGCTCTGGAGCTCCTTCATCTGGCGCAACGAGGTGGTGGACACGTTTATCGAAATGGTCAGCGCCCCCTGGTTCGCGCGTGCAGCCACCGGGACGCCGGCCCTGGTCTGGTGGCTCCGGGCGCTTGGCGCACGGATCGGCCGCGGCACGTGGTGCGAAAGCTACTGGCTCCCTGAAGCTGACCTCGTATCCCTTGGGCGGAACTCCACCGTCAACCGGGGCTGCGTGGTCCAGACGCACCTGTTCCACGACCGCGTCATGAGCCTGGACACTGTTACCCTCGAAGACGGTGCAACCATGGGGCCGCATGGTGTCATCCTGCCGCAGGCCAGCATCGGAGCCGGCGGAACCGTTGGACCGGCGTCACTGGTGATGCGGGGCGAATCGGTTCCAGCCGCGACCTATTGGATGGGTAACCCGGTGAGCCCCTGGAGGGGTCCCGCAGGGTCCGCTCCCAAACCACGGTAG
- the argC gene encoding N-acetyl-gamma-glutamyl-phosphate reductase: MTISVAVSGASGYAGGEVLRLLAGHPDVTIGAITAHSNAGSRLGELQPHLHGLASRILEDTTVENLSGHDVVFLALPHGASAEIAAQLPEGTVVIDAGADHRLEDPAAWEKFYGSAHAGTWPYGLPELPGQREALKGATRIAVPGCYPTSALLALTPGFAAKLLQPDDVVIVSASGTSGAGKAAKVNLIGSEVMGSMSPYGVGGGHRHTPEIEQGLSNAAGESVTVSFTPTLAPMSRGILTTATAKVKPGTTAADLRQTWADAYDDEPFVHLLPEGQWPATKSVQGSNHAAMQLALDEHTGRVIVTCVIDNLTKGTAGGAVQSMNIALGLAETAGLNLQGVAP, encoded by the coding sequence ATGACTATTTCTGTTGCCGTCTCCGGAGCCAGCGGGTACGCCGGGGGAGAAGTCCTGCGCCTCCTGGCGGGGCATCCGGACGTGACCATCGGTGCCATCACCGCGCACAGCAATGCAGGCTCCCGCCTCGGCGAACTTCAACCGCATCTGCATGGACTGGCCAGCCGCATCCTGGAAGACACCACGGTGGAGAATCTTTCCGGGCACGATGTGGTGTTCCTGGCGCTCCCGCATGGCGCTTCCGCCGAGATCGCGGCACAGCTTCCGGAGGGCACCGTAGTGATCGACGCCGGCGCAGACCACCGCCTCGAAGATCCGGCCGCGTGGGAAAAGTTCTACGGCTCGGCCCACGCCGGGACGTGGCCCTACGGCCTGCCGGAGCTCCCTGGCCAGCGCGAAGCCCTCAAGGGCGCCACCCGGATCGCCGTCCCGGGCTGCTACCCGACCTCGGCCCTCCTGGCCCTGACGCCCGGGTTCGCCGCCAAGCTGCTCCAGCCCGACGACGTCGTGATCGTTTCCGCCTCCGGCACCTCGGGTGCGGGCAAGGCCGCGAAGGTGAACCTTATCGGCTCTGAGGTGATGGGCTCCATGAGCCCCTACGGAGTGGGCGGCGGCCATCGCCACACCCCCGAGATTGAGCAGGGGCTCTCTAACGCTGCCGGTGAGAGTGTCACGGTGTCCTTCACTCCGACGCTCGCGCCGATGAGCCGCGGCATCCTCACCACCGCCACGGCGAAGGTCAAGCCCGGCACCACCGCGGCGGACCTCCGGCAGACGTGGGCGGATGCCTACGACGACGAACCGTTTGTCCACCTCCTGCCTGAAGGGCAATGGCCCGCCACCAAATCGGTCCAGGGCTCCAACCACGCCGCCATGCAGCTGGCATTGGACGAACACACCGGCCGCGTGATTGTGACGTGCGTCATTGATAACCTCACCAAGGGGACTGCCGGCGGCGCCGTGCAGTCCATGAATATTGCGCTTGGCCTGGCGGAAACCGCCGGCCTCAACCTGCAGGGAGTTGCACCGTGA
- a CDS encoding acyl-CoA desaturase has translation MTTTFPTSERPKSRVRQPNAVVLSYSELLKSVKAEGLLERRVGFYITLFASLVLLMAATWFGFALIGASWFQLLIAAAVGVLCTQLSFLAHEAGHRQIFASRRANDWTARILATSVAGMSYSWWEQKHGAHHNHPNVISKDPDIATGAIAFHTEGAATRQGRFSFLTRKQGWFFFPLLFLVGLGLQIDSVKFVFRRAKVTHRWVELPILLVRLSLLPALAFTFLPLGMAFAFIGVQLAVFGFYMGASFAPNHKGMPVLPADSRVDFFSRQVLTSRNISGGRFMDILLGGLNRQAEHHLFPDMARPQLDKAAKIVREYCKKHQVPYTETTLLQSYGIIVRYLNDVGLAAGRHFECPMATVTRRF, from the coding sequence ATGACCACCACCTTCCCCACGTCAGAGCGCCCCAAATCGCGTGTCCGGCAGCCCAACGCCGTTGTCCTGAGCTATTCGGAACTGTTGAAGAGCGTCAAGGCTGAAGGCCTGCTGGAACGTCGCGTCGGTTTCTACATCACGCTCTTCGCCAGCTTGGTGCTCCTGATGGCCGCCACTTGGTTCGGCTTCGCCCTGATCGGCGCCAGCTGGTTCCAGCTCCTCATTGCCGCGGCTGTCGGAGTTCTATGCACTCAGCTGAGTTTCCTGGCCCACGAGGCCGGGCACCGCCAGATCTTCGCGTCGCGCCGGGCCAACGACTGGACCGCCCGGATCCTGGCCACCTCGGTGGCAGGCATGAGCTACTCCTGGTGGGAGCAGAAGCACGGCGCCCACCACAACCACCCCAACGTCATTTCCAAGGATCCGGACATTGCCACCGGGGCCATCGCCTTCCACACCGAAGGTGCCGCCACGCGGCAGGGCCGGTTTTCCTTCCTGACCCGCAAGCAGGGTTGGTTCTTCTTCCCGTTGTTGTTCCTTGTTGGCCTGGGCCTGCAGATCGATTCCGTGAAGTTCGTCTTCCGCCGGGCCAAGGTGACGCACCGCTGGGTAGAGCTTCCCATTTTGCTGGTCCGGCTCAGTCTCCTCCCCGCGCTCGCCTTTACATTCCTTCCGCTGGGAATGGCGTTCGCCTTCATCGGCGTGCAGCTTGCCGTCTTCGGTTTCTACATGGGTGCTTCCTTCGCACCGAACCACAAGGGCATGCCGGTCCTGCCCGCGGACAGCCGCGTGGACTTCTTCAGCCGCCAGGTCCTGACCTCACGGAATATCTCCGGCGGCCGGTTTATGGACATCCTGCTCGGCGGCCTGAACCGCCAGGCTGAGCACCACCTCTTCCCGGACATGGCGCGCCCCCAGCTGGACAAGGCTGCCAAGATCGTCCGCGAGTACTGCAAGAAGCACCAGGTGCCCTACACGGAGACCACGCTGCTGCAGTCCTACGGCATCATCGTCCGTTACCTCAACGACGTGGGCCTTGCCGCAGGACGCCACTTCGAGTGCCCCATGGCAACGGTGACCCGGCGGTTCTAG
- the argB gene encoding acetylglutamate kinase translates to MNTQTRETTSMSDAQSKAGTLIEALPWIQRFAGSTMVIKYGGNAMVNDELRRAFAEDVVFLHHVGIHPVVVHGGGPQINSMLARLGIESEFKGGLRVTTPEAMDVVRMVLTGQVGRELVGLINSHGPYAVGMSGEDGGLLRAVRTGTVIDGEEVDLGLVGEVVGVNPEGILDILAAGRIPVISTVAPEIESDGVETAAGEVQTTGQVLNVNADTAAAALAEALGASKLVILTDIEGLYANWPDRSSLISSLTASELRQLLPSLESGMIPKMEACLKAIDGGVERAHIVDGRLPHSMLLETFTTAGIGTQVVPDEDADSEEQGATP, encoded by the coding sequence ATGAACACCCAGACCCGTGAAACGACGTCCATGAGTGATGCCCAGAGCAAGGCCGGCACGCTGATCGAGGCGCTGCCCTGGATCCAGCGGTTCGCCGGCTCCACCATGGTGATCAAATACGGCGGCAACGCCATGGTTAATGACGAACTGCGCCGTGCTTTCGCCGAAGACGTGGTGTTCCTGCACCATGTGGGCATCCACCCCGTCGTGGTCCACGGAGGCGGTCCGCAGATCAATTCCATGCTGGCGCGGCTGGGTATCGAGTCCGAGTTCAAAGGCGGCCTCCGTGTCACCACCCCCGAAGCCATGGACGTGGTCCGGATGGTCCTCACCGGCCAGGTAGGCCGCGAACTGGTGGGCCTGATCAACTCCCACGGCCCCTACGCCGTGGGAATGTCCGGCGAAGACGGTGGCCTGCTCCGCGCCGTCCGGACCGGCACTGTCATTGACGGGGAGGAAGTTGACCTGGGCCTGGTAGGCGAAGTCGTCGGCGTCAACCCGGAGGGCATCCTGGACATCCTGGCCGCCGGCCGCATCCCGGTCATCTCCACGGTGGCGCCGGAAATCGAGTCCGACGGCGTCGAGACGGCAGCCGGAGAGGTCCAGACCACAGGCCAGGTCCTGAACGTCAACGCCGACACCGCCGCGGCGGCCCTGGCCGAAGCGTTGGGGGCCTCCAAACTGGTGATCCTCACCGACATCGAAGGACTGTACGCCAACTGGCCGGACCGGTCCTCCCTCATCTCCTCCCTCACGGCCTCGGAGCTGCGCCAGCTCCTGCCGTCACTTGAATCAGGCATGATCCCGAAGATGGAGGCATGCCTCAAGGCGATTGACGGCGGAGTGGAACGCGCGCACATCGTGGACGGCCGCCTGCCGCACTCGATGCTCCTGGAAACATTCACGACGGCGGGCATCGGCACGCAGGTTGTGCCCGACGAAGACGCAGACAGCGAAGAACAGGGAGCCACCCCATGA
- a CDS encoding M1 family metallopeptidase, with amino-acid sequence MSSPVPSPTAASTGPARTSEQDASAPDPYMPGHGTNAYKVSRYELDLDYKLSSNRLSGRAVLNAVTRYATAAVVLDLTGLRATKIQLSGRRVKKFSQRAGQLVIVPEAALPAGEEFTLDIRYEGNPAPRRGFWGEVGWEELTDGVLVAGQPNGAASWFPCNDHPGDKASYKISVTTDANYRAVCNGTLISHTSRASRETWVYEQAEPMATYLATVQIGRYEFLTLTPFPVDGQVPQFAAVPALLVDAARDGLARQPEMMRTFANCFGPYPFPEYSVVVTEDELEIPLEAQTLSILGRNHLTQEWESQRLIAHELAHQWFGNSLTASSWADIWLHEGFACYAEWIWSEEAGVLPIADRAAAAWRKLAAGSQDIIVGDPGPELMFDDRVYKRGALALHALRIRCGDLAFFALLHDWTDTHRHGSVSTAAFILAADRATGLDTEALLHPWLLETALPPLPVRL; translated from the coding sequence ATGAGTTCCCCCGTACCGAGCCCGACGGCCGCGAGTACCGGCCCCGCCCGCACGTCGGAGCAGGATGCTTCAGCACCTGATCCCTACATGCCGGGCCATGGCACGAACGCGTACAAAGTCAGCCGCTACGAACTTGACCTTGACTACAAGCTCAGCAGCAACCGCCTGAGCGGGCGCGCTGTCCTCAACGCCGTCACCCGGTATGCAACGGCGGCCGTGGTGCTGGACCTGACCGGGCTCCGGGCCACGAAGATCCAGCTCAGCGGGCGGCGGGTTAAGAAGTTCAGCCAGCGCGCGGGACAGTTGGTCATTGTGCCCGAAGCCGCACTGCCGGCGGGCGAGGAATTTACCCTGGACATCCGCTATGAAGGCAACCCTGCCCCCCGGCGCGGGTTCTGGGGCGAGGTGGGCTGGGAGGAACTCACCGACGGCGTTCTGGTGGCTGGCCAGCCGAACGGCGCCGCCTCCTGGTTCCCCTGCAACGATCACCCCGGCGACAAGGCCAGCTACAAAATCAGCGTGACCACCGACGCCAACTACCGGGCTGTGTGCAACGGGACGCTGATTTCCCATACCAGCAGGGCCAGCCGCGAGACCTGGGTCTACGAGCAGGCGGAGCCCATGGCCACCTACCTTGCCACGGTCCAGATCGGCCGGTATGAGTTCCTCACGCTGACTCCCTTCCCCGTGGATGGCCAGGTTCCTCAGTTCGCAGCCGTCCCGGCGCTGTTGGTCGACGCGGCCCGCGACGGCCTGGCGAGGCAGCCGGAAATGATGCGCACCTTTGCCAACTGCTTCGGGCCCTACCCGTTTCCGGAATATTCCGTGGTGGTGACCGAAGACGAGCTGGAAATACCGCTTGAGGCGCAGACGCTGTCCATCCTGGGCCGGAACCACCTGACGCAGGAGTGGGAGTCCCAGCGGCTCATCGCCCACGAGCTCGCGCACCAGTGGTTCGGGAACTCTCTCACTGCCTCATCCTGGGCGGACATTTGGCTCCACGAGGGCTTCGCCTGCTACGCGGAGTGGATCTGGTCCGAGGAAGCGGGCGTCCTGCCCATTGCGGACCGGGCCGCCGCAGCCTGGCGGAAGCTGGCCGCTGGCAGCCAGGACATCATCGTGGGCGACCCCGGGCCGGAGCTGATGTTTGATGACCGCGTTTACAAGCGCGGAGCCCTTGCCCTGCATGCCCTGCGGATCCGGTGCGGCGACCTGGCATTTTTTGCCCTCTTGCATGACTGGACGGATACCCACCGTCACGGTTCAGTGTCCACGGCGGCCTTTATCCTCGCCGCGGACCGTGCCACCGGCCTGGACACTGAGGCTCTCCTGCACCCGTGGCTGCTCGAGACAGCCCTTCCGCCCCTGCCTGTGCGCTTATAG
- a CDS encoding quinone oxidoreductase: protein MHAIVVRQPGGPEVLELAEVDRPTPGPGQLLIKVAATGVNFIETYQRGGMYKVAHPFIPGAEAAGVVEAIGEGVEGFTVGSRVATAEGQQCYAGYTVLDAAKALPVPDGVDLLTAAALPLQGMTAHYLINSSFKVEPGQTVLVHAGAGGVGLLITQLLKARGARVITTVSTDEKEALAKGAGADVVLRYDGFPEAVRDLTDGAGVQVVYDGVGKDTFDGSLASLCTRGFLVLFGAASGAVPPVDPQRLNAGGSLSLTRPTLAHFLANPQERRWRSSEVFGAVADGSLKVRIGATYPLAEARRAHEDLEGRRTTGKVLLVP from the coding sequence ATGCATGCCATCGTTGTCCGCCAGCCCGGAGGCCCGGAAGTCCTCGAGCTCGCTGAGGTGGACCGTCCGACGCCGGGCCCCGGCCAGTTGCTCATCAAAGTCGCGGCCACGGGCGTCAATTTCATTGAGACGTACCAGCGCGGCGGCATGTACAAGGTTGCCCATCCATTCATACCGGGCGCCGAAGCAGCGGGCGTCGTGGAGGCAATCGGCGAGGGCGTTGAGGGCTTCACCGTGGGGAGCCGGGTTGCAACGGCCGAGGGCCAGCAATGCTACGCAGGCTACACCGTGCTGGACGCCGCGAAAGCCCTCCCGGTACCGGATGGCGTGGACCTCTTGACGGCGGCGGCGTTACCCCTTCAGGGCATGACCGCCCATTACCTGATCAACTCATCCTTCAAGGTGGAACCTGGCCAAACGGTCCTGGTCCACGCCGGTGCCGGCGGTGTGGGCCTGCTGATTACCCAGCTCCTGAAGGCACGCGGAGCCCGGGTTATCACCACAGTGTCCACCGACGAGAAGGAAGCGCTGGCCAAGGGAGCCGGCGCGGACGTTGTGCTCCGCTATGACGGATTCCCTGAAGCTGTCCGCGATCTCACCGACGGCGCCGGCGTCCAGGTGGTGTACGACGGCGTCGGGAAAGACACGTTCGACGGCTCGCTTGCCAGTCTGTGCACCCGCGGCTTCCTCGTCCTGTTCGGGGCCGCCTCCGGCGCTGTGCCGCCGGTGGATCCGCAGCGGCTCAACGCGGGCGGCTCGCTTTCCCTCACGCGGCCGACACTGGCGCATTTCCTGGCCAACCCGCAGGAACGGCGGTGGCGTTCCAGCGAGGTCTTTGGGGCGGTAGCCGACGGAAGCCTGAAGGTCCGGATCGGTGCCACGTACCCCCTGGCCGAGGCGCGACGTGCCCACGAGGATCTCGAGGGCCGGCGCACCACGGGCAAGGTCCTCTTGGTTCCCTGA